GGCGTTCCCATAGGTTATGTGAATAAGATTGACCTTGATCTGGAAAAACAGAAAGCCGTGCTGACCTTGAGCATTGAAAAACGCATCGAGCTTACCGATGATGCCATTGCCTCGGTTAAAACCAGCGGGCTGATCGGGGACAAGTACATCAAAATCTCCCCCGGCGGTGTGGGTGACCCCATTGAACCAGGTGGAGTTATAATTGAAACTGAGTCCGCAATTGATATTGA
The sequence above is drawn from the Marinifilum sp. JC120 genome and encodes:
- the mlaD gene encoding outer membrane lipid asymmetry maintenance protein MlaD yields the protein MKKYPKETAVGIFVFLGLLCIIYMSVKLGDVHMFTDDHYHVTANFNDVTGLRVNSPIEMLGVPIGYVNKIDLDLEKQKAVLTLSIEKRIELTDDAIASVKTSGLIGDKYIKISPGGVGDPIEPGGVIIETESAIDIEDLISNYVFGKV